One window of the Deltaproteobacteria bacterium genome contains the following:
- the pnp gene encoding polyribonucleotide nucleotidyltransferase, producing KFFEELERRLIREMILKEKIRIGGRTFNEVRPISCEVAVLPRTHGAALFTRGETQALAVTTLGTSSDEQRIDSLNGETFKSFMLHYNFPPYSVGEARMLRGPGRREIGHGALAERALKPILPSSEDFPYTIRIVSEILESNGSSSMATVCGSSLSLMDAGVPIKSHVAGVAMGLIMEEGEVAVLTDILGDEDHCGDMDFKVTGTEKGVTALQMDIKIQGVTREIMGQALKQAQEGRLSILSLMNKTIHQPRTSISDYAPKITTIEINPEKIREVIGPGGKVIRSIVSETGAKIEVEDSGKIIIASSDSKSVDRAIAMIKEIVQEVEIGQIYLGKVIKIMDFGAFVEVLPGTEGLVHISQLDNQHVKKVTDVLKEGDEVLVKVLEVDRQGKIRLSRKAALGQTLPPK from the coding sequence AAGTTCTTCGAAGAGCTGGAACGTCGATTGATCCGCGAAATGATCCTGAAAGAAAAAATCAGGATCGGGGGAAGGACCTTTAATGAAGTCCGGCCCATCTCCTGTGAGGTGGCGGTCTTGCCGAGGACCCATGGGGCAGCCCTCTTTACCCGGGGGGAAACCCAGGCCCTGGCCGTAACCACCCTGGGGACCTCCTCAGACGAACAAAGGATCGATTCCTTAAACGGGGAAACCTTCAAATCTTTCATGCTCCACTATAATTTCCCCCCTTATTCGGTAGGCGAGGCTCGGATGTTGCGGGGACCAGGACGTCGGGAGATCGGACACGGGGCCTTGGCTGAGCGGGCCTTAAAGCCCATTTTGCCGTCCAGTGAGGATTTTCCCTATACCATCCGGATTGTTTCCGAGATATTGGAATCCAATGGTTCTTCCTCCATGGCCACCGTTTGCGGCTCCAGTCTTTCTTTGATGGACGCCGGTGTACCCATTAAGTCTCATGTAGCCGGAGTGGCCATGGGATTGATCATGGAAGAAGGGGAAGTGGCTGTCCTGACCGACATCCTGGGAGATGAAGACCACTGCGGGGACATGGATTTCAAGGTTACCGGTACGGAAAAGGGCGTTACGGCCCTGCAGATGGATATCAAAATCCAGGGGGTCACCCGGGAAATCATGGGACAGGCATTGAAACAGGCCCAGGAGGGGCGCCTGTCCATCCTGAGTCTGATGAATAAAACCATTCATCAGCCCAGGACCAGCATATCCGATTATGCCCCCAAGATTACCACCATTGAAATCAATCCCGAAAAGATCCGGGAAGTGATCGGCCCAGGGGGTAAGGTGATCCGGTCTATCGTCAGTGAAACCGGCGCCAAGATCGAAGTGGAAGATTCCGGAAAGATCATCATCGCCTCCTCGGACAGCAAGAGTGTGGACCGGGCTATTGCCATGATCAAAGAGATCGTCCAGGAAGTTGAAATCGGCCAGATTTATTTGGGCAAGGTAATAAAAATTATGGACTTCGGGGCCTTTGTCGAAGTCTTGCCCGGTACCGAAGGATTGGTCCATATCTCCCAATTGGACAATCAGCATGTCAAGAAAGTAACCGATGTGCTCAAGGAAGGCGATGAGGTCCTGGTGAAGGTCCTGGAAGTGGACCGGCAAGGGAAAATCCGTCTCAGCCGTAAGGCCGCTTTAGGCCAGACCCTTCCTCCGAAGTGA